From Humisphaera borealis, the proteins below share one genomic window:
- a CDS encoding thiazole synthase, whose translation MTDLFRIGSFEVTNRLFVGTGKYANYELMQQALDASGCQVVTVAVRRDRLIDAQGRRLTDFLDLNRYVILPNTAGCFTAEDAIRVSLLGRELLEKAGNKGAGWVKLEVLGDKKTLMPDPVGTLEATRELVKEGFTVLAYSSDDPRAAVRIKEAGAASVMPAGSPIGSGQGVLNPLNISLCLELLKEGDPTYPVIVDAGVGAASDVAVAMELGADGVLLNTAIAHAKDPVKMAAAMRHALEAGRLGYQAGRIPKKRYATASSPFEGVISYIPGE comes from the coding sequence ATGACAGACCTCTTCCGTATCGGTTCCTTCGAAGTCACCAACCGCCTGTTTGTCGGCACGGGCAAATACGCGAACTACGAACTCATGCAGCAGGCGCTGGACGCCTCCGGCTGCCAGGTGGTGACGGTTGCCGTCCGCCGTGACCGGCTGATCGACGCCCAGGGCCGACGGCTGACGGATTTCCTGGACCTGAACCGCTACGTCATCCTGCCCAACACCGCCGGCTGCTTTACCGCCGAAGACGCGATCCGCGTTTCGCTGCTGGGTCGCGAACTGCTGGAAAAGGCCGGCAACAAGGGCGCGGGTTGGGTGAAGCTCGAAGTGCTCGGCGACAAGAAGACCTTGATGCCCGATCCGGTCGGCACGCTGGAGGCGACGCGTGAACTGGTGAAGGAGGGCTTTACCGTCCTGGCCTACAGCAGCGACGACCCGCGGGCGGCGGTCCGAATCAAGGAAGCCGGGGCGGCGTCGGTCATGCCGGCCGGTTCGCCCATTGGTTCGGGCCAAGGGGTGCTGAACCCGCTGAACATTTCGCTCTGCCTGGAACTGCTGAAGGAAGGCGACCCGACGTATCCGGTGATCGTCGATGCCGGCGTCGGCGCGGCGAGCGACGTCGCCGTCGCGATGGAACTCGGTGCCGACGGCGTCCTGCTGAACACTGCAATCGCCCACGCCAAAGACCCCGTGAAGATGGCCGCCGCCATGCGGCATGCTCTCGAAGCCGGCAGGCTCGGTTACCAGGCCGGGCGGATTCCGAAGAAGCGGTACGCGACCGCGTCGTCGCCGTTCGAAGGCGTCATCAGCTACATTCCGGGGGAATGA
- a CDS encoding GNAT family N-acetyltransferase, whose amino-acid sequence MMTTSGLFIRDLASDGDVALAFDLLRQLRPHLTSQEAFAALVADQRAGGYRLVGGFVGEKLVVVAGYRVSSTLFRGPHLFVDDLVTEQAEQGKGYGQAMIDWLRATAREAGLTKVWLDSRDTAVGFYERCGFTFSTSKPCFIASAD is encoded by the coding sequence ATGATGACCACGAGCGGACTTTTTATTCGCGATCTGGCGTCGGACGGCGACGTCGCTCTGGCGTTCGATCTTCTCCGTCAGTTGCGGCCACACCTGACTTCGCAGGAAGCATTCGCGGCGCTGGTCGCCGATCAGCGGGCCGGCGGGTATCGCCTGGTCGGCGGGTTCGTGGGTGAGAAACTGGTTGTCGTGGCGGGGTATCGAGTTTCGTCCACGCTGTTCCGCGGGCCGCACCTTTTCGTCGATGACCTCGTCACCGAACAGGCCGAACAAGGCAAAGGCTACGGGCAGGCGATGATCGACTGGCTGCGGGCAACGGCGCGGGAGGCAGGCTTGACGAAGGTCTGGCTCGACAGCCGGGATACGGCGGTGGGGTTTTACGAGCGGTGCGGATTCACGTTTTCGACATCGAAACCCTGCTTTATCGCCTCGGCGGATTGA
- a CDS encoding acyl carrier protein yields MGMDTIELVMEIEDAFGISIPDEHAEKLCTIGQTAVYVIERLRQMSPVPEASTPAAPPFCATSRAFYRLRRELRSRYGVPRRLVMPSSRIGDLVRKRSDRERWNDVATACGFRAEREGVFRPAFPPEGMTVRRLVYSRHDQGLATGSLYLPDGQVNTRAVWKRLLDIVGEQFGVKVLELKWDTDYINDLNAD; encoded by the coding sequence ATGGGAATGGACACGATCGAACTGGTGATGGAGATCGAAGACGCGTTCGGCATCTCGATCCCGGACGAGCACGCCGAGAAGCTGTGTACGATCGGCCAGACCGCGGTGTATGTGATCGAACGTCTGCGACAGATGTCGCCGGTGCCAGAAGCGTCGACTCCTGCCGCCCCACCATTTTGCGCGACGTCACGAGCGTTTTACCGGTTGCGCCGAGAACTGCGCTCGCGGTATGGCGTCCCACGAAGACTGGTCATGCCCAGCAGCAGGATCGGCGATCTGGTCAGGAAGCGGTCCGACCGCGAGCGATGGAACGACGTCGCGACCGCCTGCGGCTTCAGGGCCGAGCGCGAAGGAGTTTTCAGGCCGGCGTTCCCGCCTGAAGGCATGACCGTGCGCCGGCTCGTCTATTCGCGGCACGACCAGGGACTCGCAACCGGGTCTCTCTACCTGCCGGACGGCCAGGTCAACACGAGAGCCGTCTGGAAGCGCCTGCTGGACATCGTGGGCGAGCAGTTCGGGGTCAAGGTGTTGGAACTGAAGTGGGACACCGACTACATCAACGACCTCAACGCAGATTGA
- the thiS gene encoding sulfur carrier protein ThiS has product MKVTVNGDARDLPDGETIRALIARYQLEAGKVAVELNRRLLKSEKYDQALKDGDEVELVTFVGGG; this is encoded by the coding sequence ATGAAGGTAACCGTGAACGGCGACGCCCGAGACCTGCCCGACGGCGAGACCATTCGCGCGCTGATCGCGCGGTATCAGCTCGAAGCCGGCAAGGTGGCGGTCGAACTCAACCGCCGGCTGCTGAAGTCGGAGAAGTACGACCAGGCGCTCAAGGACGGCGACGAGGTGGAACTGGTGACGTTTGTAGGCGGTGGGTGA
- the proB gene encoding glutamate 5-kinase, translating to MSSQPQEETTTAASGVVADDPSEVRRRYLASAKSLVVKLGSQLLSDKEGRLDAAFLTSVATQVAELKSRGVQVTIVSSGAIAAGLRELNLPKRPTDLGMLQAVAAVGQRRLMDGWAAAFAPHKLPVAQILLTREDIDERSRFLNLRNTVNAIHAFNAVPIINENDTISTDELVKLTFGDNDILAALVTHALRADVLCLLSVVDGVLDEAGQPRRVIEEVAGARSLVRVDKSSLGKGGMNSKLNAAQMVTGSGEAMVVAHGRMENILPRLLAGEMVGTLFVPAARKRAGKNRWIGAARPAGLIHVDDGAAKAVGEKNRSLLPAGIAKVEGTFGPGDVVGIVAADGTLIARGLTNYASADIERIKGMKSPQVRSLLAEEAYDEVIHRDNMVLE from the coding sequence ATGAGTTCCCAGCCCCAAGAAGAAACCACCACCGCCGCGTCCGGCGTCGTCGCAGACGACCCTTCCGAAGTCCGCCGACGATACCTTGCCAGCGCCAAGAGTTTGGTCGTCAAGCTCGGTTCGCAGTTGCTGTCCGACAAGGAAGGCCGGCTCGATGCGGCGTTCCTGACCTCGGTCGCGACGCAGGTGGCCGAGCTGAAATCCCGCGGCGTGCAGGTGACGATCGTCTCGTCCGGGGCGATCGCCGCCGGCCTGCGCGAGCTGAACCTCCCCAAACGCCCCACCGACCTTGGCATGCTGCAGGCGGTCGCGGCGGTCGGGCAGCGGCGGCTCATGGACGGTTGGGCGGCGGCGTTCGCGCCCCACAAGCTGCCGGTCGCCCAGATTCTGCTCACCCGCGAAGACATCGACGAACGTTCCCGCTTCCTGAACCTGCGGAACACCGTGAACGCCATTCATGCGTTTAACGCCGTGCCCATCATCAACGAGAACGACACCATCAGCACCGACGAGCTGGTGAAGCTGACGTTCGGCGATAACGACATCCTGGCGGCGCTAGTCACCCACGCGCTGCGGGCTGACGTGCTCTGCCTGCTGTCGGTGGTGGACGGCGTGCTGGATGAGGCCGGTCAGCCCCGGCGGGTGATCGAAGAGGTCGCCGGCGCGCGGTCGCTCGTTCGCGTGGACAAGTCGTCGCTCGGCAAGGGGGGCATGAACTCCAAACTCAACGCCGCCCAGATGGTGACAGGATCGGGCGAGGCGATGGTGGTCGCCCACGGGCGGATGGAGAACATCCTGCCCCGGCTGCTGGCCGGCGAGATGGTGGGGACGCTGTTCGTCCCGGCGGCGAGGAAGCGCGCCGGCAAGAACCGCTGGATCGGTGCCGCCCGCCCTGCCGGGCTCATCCATGTGGATGACGGCGCGGCCAAGGCGGTCGGCGAAAAGAACCGCAGCCTGCTGCCGGCGGGCATCGCGAAGGTGGAAGGCACGTTCGGCCCCGGTGATGTCGTCGGGATTGTTGCCGCCGACGGCACCCTGATCGCCCGCGGGCTAACGAACTACGCGTCAGCCGACATCGAACGCATCAAGGGGATGAAGAGCCCGCAGGTGCGATCGCTGCTGGCCGAAGAGGCGTATGACGAGGTAATTCACCGGGATAACATGGTGCTCGAATGA
- a CDS encoding GYF domain-containing protein produces MQYYYADGDDQKGPVDLNGLRSAGISRQTLVWREGLGEWQPAGQVTELAALFAGPPEATPFVPPAPPQPLAGPAYPQAAAYPAQPTPPQAQVYGVPGGYPPGAFPPAGQPHNLAYGGYPQQAGYPQGYVAPSSQGMSIASLVLGILAIPSTFCYGFGFLLALLAVIFGHIGHSQSKKQTGRANGMAVAGLVCGYISLAVVAALFIFLVALVNAATYGR; encoded by the coding sequence ATGCAGTACTACTACGCCGACGGCGACGATCAAAAGGGCCCGGTCGATCTGAATGGGCTGCGGTCTGCCGGAATCAGCCGCCAGACGCTCGTCTGGCGTGAAGGGCTTGGCGAGTGGCAGCCGGCCGGGCAGGTCACGGAACTGGCGGCATTGTTTGCAGGTCCGCCGGAAGCGACTCCGTTCGTGCCGCCGGCGCCGCCGCAGCCGCTGGCGGGACCTGCCTACCCGCAGGCGGCGGCGTATCCCGCGCAGCCGACTCCTCCGCAGGCACAGGTGTATGGCGTTCCGGGCGGGTATCCGCCCGGGGCGTTTCCACCGGCGGGGCAGCCCCATAACCTCGCGTATGGCGGCTACCCCCAGCAGGCTGGATATCCCCAGGGCTATGTTGCCCCGTCATCGCAAGGCATGAGCATCGCAAGCCTGGTGCTTGGAATTCTGGCGATCCCCTCGACGTTTTGCTACGGATTCGGATTCCTGCTCGCATTGCTCGCGGTCATTTTTGGCCATATCGGACACTCACAGTCCAAGAAGCAGACCGGCCGGGCCAACGGAATGGCGGTCGCCGGGTTGGTCTGCGGCTACATCTCGCTCGCGGTGGTGGCGGCACTCTTCATCTTTCTTGTCGCGCTGGTGAACGCGGCGACTTACGGACGGTAG
- a CDS encoding Gfo/Idh/MocA family protein: MSVRYGVVGCGAIAQRRHIPECVHNPNSTLVALCDPNAQRIDEISKAYGGVAKCYTDYAEMLKDPTVDAVVVSGPNSMHASQSIQALEAGKHVLCEKPMATTREDAKAMMAAAKKSGNYLMIALNQRLIPAHKRAKEIIDSGRLGKVLSFRTAFQHPGPESWSVDGGKSWFFQKGSAFMGVTGDLGVHKADLLRWLLGQEFVEVGGFISTLDKRDAAGKLIELDDNAFLKLKTDKGVLGSMILSWTNYGPEENYTIVFCEKGVLSIGTDPTYGVIVDYRNGEKELHKVGEIATNTRQVPSGVIDSFTECIRTSTPPSIDGREGYCSLDVILTAMDAGKEGRVMKILGC; this comes from the coding sequence ATGTCGGTTCGGTACGGCGTCGTCGGTTGCGGCGCGATTGCTCAGCGTCGCCACATCCCCGAGTGCGTTCATAACCCCAACAGCACGCTGGTTGCCCTCTGCGACCCCAATGCCCAGCGGATCGACGAGATCAGCAAGGCCTACGGCGGCGTCGCCAAGTGCTACACCGACTACGCCGAGATGCTGAAAGACCCCACCGTCGACGCCGTCGTCGTCTCCGGCCCCAACAGCATGCACGCCAGCCAGAGCATCCAGGCACTCGAAGCCGGCAAACACGTCCTGTGCGAGAAGCCGATGGCCACCACCCGCGAAGACGCCAAGGCGATGATGGCGGCGGCGAAGAAGTCGGGCAACTACCTGATGATCGCCCTCAACCAGCGGCTGATCCCCGCCCACAAGCGCGCCAAGGAAATCATCGACTCCGGCCGTCTCGGCAAGGTCCTGTCCTTCCGCACCGCCTTCCAGCACCCCGGCCCCGAATCCTGGAGCGTCGACGGCGGCAAGAGCTGGTTCTTCCAGAAGGGCTCCGCCTTCATGGGCGTGACCGGCGACCTCGGCGTTCATAAAGCCGACCTGCTCCGCTGGCTCCTCGGACAGGAGTTCGTCGAAGTCGGCGGGTTCATCTCCACCCTCGACAAGCGCGACGCCGCCGGCAAGCTCATCGAACTCGACGACAACGCCTTCCTCAAGCTCAAGACCGACAAGGGCGTGCTCGGCTCGATGATCCTGTCCTGGACCAACTACGGCCCGGAAGAAAACTACACTATCGTCTTTTGCGAGAAGGGCGTGCTGTCCATCGGCACCGACCCGACCTACGGTGTGATTGTCGACTACCGCAACGGCGAAAAGGAACTCCACAAGGTCGGCGAGATTGCCACCAACACCCGCCAGGTGCCCAGCGGCGTGATCGACAGCTTCACCGAGTGCATCCGCACCAGCACACCGCCGAGCATCGACGGCCGCGAAGGCTACTGCTCGCTGGACGTCATCCTGACCGCGATGGACGCCGGCAAGGAAGGCCGTGTGATGAAGATCCTGGGGTGCTAG
- a CDS encoding chitosanase: MHIELLESRRLMSQVPIAEAANADIGGRFTSLSSAPLEVSAYGLATAEKRRAEQLTSLFENSTPDLQYGYIQNLHDGRGLTAGRAGFCTGTGDFYEVVRRYTDLKPDNRLARFLHRLERLAERGSPSTARLAGIKKAWRKCALDADFQGVQDSVVDDYYYTPAMTRAQTVGLTYALSKAQLYDAIIQQGEGDDPDGLPAMITRANTQAGGTPASGVPETSWLRAFLDVRIQTLTHPTDPATAKAWADSVDRVQVFATLLDQNNLGLTGTIDVTVYGDRFLLVE; the protein is encoded by the coding sequence ATGCACATCGAGTTGCTCGAAAGCCGGCGACTGATGTCGCAAGTGCCGATCGCGGAAGCCGCGAATGCCGACATCGGGGGTAGGTTCACGTCCCTGTCGTCGGCACCGCTTGAGGTGTCGGCATACGGTTTGGCGACTGCCGAGAAACGCCGCGCTGAGCAATTGACGAGCCTGTTCGAAAACAGCACGCCCGACCTGCAATACGGCTACATCCAGAATCTGCACGACGGTCGCGGCCTGACGGCCGGACGCGCCGGGTTCTGCACCGGCACCGGCGACTTCTACGAGGTGGTCCGCCGGTACACGGATCTGAAGCCCGACAACCGTCTGGCCAGGTTTCTGCACCGGCTTGAGCGGCTTGCCGAAAGGGGTAGCCCTTCGACCGCCCGTCTGGCCGGCATCAAGAAGGCCTGGCGCAAGTGCGCCCTCGACGCTGACTTCCAGGGCGTCCAGGATTCCGTTGTTGATGACTATTACTACACCCCCGCCATGACGCGCGCCCAAACGGTCGGCCTGACCTACGCGTTGTCAAAGGCGCAGCTTTACGATGCGATCATCCAGCAAGGCGAAGGCGACGATCCCGACGGGCTGCCCGCGATGATCACCCGCGCCAACACCCAGGCCGGCGGCACGCCCGCCAGCGGCGTTCCCGAGACCTCCTGGTTGCGTGCCTTCCTGGACGTCCGCATTCAAACGCTGACCCACCCCACCGACCCCGCCACCGCCAAAGCCTGGGCCGATTCGGTCGATCGCGTGCAGGTGTTCGCGACTCTGCTCGACCAGAACAATCTCGGCCTGACGGGCACGATCGACGTGACCGTTTACGGCGATCGCTTCCTGCTGGTAGAGTAG
- a CDS encoding DUF3500 domain-containing protein, translating to MNHPFRRPLGRQLRHWVLALAVACPAASLLAHDAPSTSVRPVSMERVSEEMASAATAFWNSLTPEQQKKAMYGFEDDERLNWHFIPKVRNGLPLREMTPAQRSLAMGLLATGLSGHGFTKVQQIMSLEAILKEIEAGPPKTPVRDPEGYFVTIFGKPEAKGTWGWRYEGHHLSVTFTIAGGKMVTGLPMFLGTNPGEVREGPRKGLKVLATEEDVGRKLVQSLTDDQKKKAIVSAEAPKDIITAAVRKVDMKAVVAGKDGLPAADMTPEQRDLLLQIIEEYARRHRGELASEELRKLHVAGFDKVNFAWAGGTEPSVGHYYRVVGPTFLIEYDNTQNNANHVHSVWRDPANDFGEDMLKKHYESATDHKK from the coding sequence ATGAATCATCCGTTCCGCCGTCCGCTCGGCCGTCAGTTGCGCCACTGGGTGCTCGCGCTGGCCGTTGCCTGCCCCGCCGCTTCGCTGCTCGCCCATGACGCGCCGTCGACCTCGGTCCGGCCGGTGTCGATGGAGCGTGTCTCCGAGGAGATGGCCAGCGCCGCCACCGCGTTCTGGAACAGCCTGACGCCCGAACAGCAGAAGAAGGCGATGTACGGCTTCGAGGACGACGAGCGTCTGAACTGGCACTTCATCCCCAAGGTCCGCAACGGCCTGCCGCTCCGCGAGATGACACCCGCCCAGCGCAGCCTGGCGATGGGCCTGCTCGCGACGGGCCTCAGCGGCCACGGCTTCACCAAGGTGCAGCAGATCATGAGCCTGGAGGCGATCCTCAAGGAGATCGAAGCCGGCCCGCCGAAGACCCCCGTCCGCGATCCCGAAGGCTACTTCGTCACGATCTTCGGAAAGCCCGAAGCCAAGGGCACATGGGGTTGGCGGTATGAAGGTCATCATCTCTCCGTCACGTTTACAATCGCCGGCGGCAAGATGGTCACCGGCCTGCCGATGTTCCTGGGCACCAACCCCGGCGAAGTCCGCGAAGGACCGCGCAAGGGTCTGAAGGTGCTCGCGACCGAGGAAGACGTCGGCCGAAAGCTCGTGCAGTCGCTCACAGACGACCAGAAGAAGAAGGCGATCGTCTCCGCCGAGGCACCCAAGGACATCATCACCGCCGCCGTCCGCAAGGTGGACATGAAGGCGGTCGTCGCCGGCAAGGACGGGCTGCCCGCCGCGGACATGACGCCCGAGCAGCGCGACCTGCTGCTCCAGATCATCGAAGAGTACGCCCGGCGGCATCGCGGCGAACTGGCCAGCGAAGAGCTGCGCAAGCTGCACGTCGCCGGCTTCGACAAGGTCAACTTCGCCTGGGCCGGCGGCACCGAGCCGAGCGTGGGCCATTATTACCGCGTCGTCGGCCCGACCTTCCTGATCGAGTACGACAACACCCAAAACAACGCCAACCACGTCCACAGCGTCTGGCGTGACCCCGCCAACGACTTCGGCGAGGACATGCTCAAGAAGCACTACGAGTCGGCGACGGACCACAAGAAGTAA
- a CDS encoding Gfo/Idh/MocA family protein: protein MSEKSDSFIRQNSAPLASRRDLLKAVAAGTAGYWVAGRGAWAADAKPGEPPAPTAPEDKVRLGIIAVAGRAEGNLNEEGNAIADQDIRAICDVDEANLAKAAKRFPKAETYKDFRKLLERTDLDAVVVSTADHCHAPASLIALSTGRHVYCEKPLAHTVEEARRVAEVAKKYKRVTQMGTQIHAGDNYRRVVELVQSGAIGPVKEVHVVLGGARWPSSPVPSPQPGQETPKAFAYDIWAGPQPLIPFAKEFHPMNWRSFWHWGTGTLGDMGCHFIDLPFWALGLKHPTKARARGPEVRADICPEWIIASWDFPQRGAQPPVTLTWYHGDKKPEGVEGWGLPQGKRTGVIFVGEKGKLFADYGSHKLLGEGWDDFKAPPVTIAKSQGHHREWLAAIRKNDPSATTCNFDYSGALAETVLLGTVAFRTGKELVWDAANLKATNAPEAEKFIRQAEYRKGWGMDVLNTL from the coding sequence ATGTCAGAAAAATCGGATTCCTTTATTCGTCAGAATTCTGCGCCGCTGGCTTCCCGGCGTGACCTGCTGAAGGCGGTCGCGGCGGGCACGGCGGGATACTGGGTTGCCGGCCGCGGCGCCTGGGCCGCCGACGCCAAACCCGGCGAACCACCCGCCCCGACGGCGCCCGAGGACAAGGTGCGGCTCGGGATCATTGCCGTCGCCGGTCGGGCCGAGGGAAACCTCAACGAAGAAGGCAACGCGATCGCCGACCAGGACATCCGCGCGATCTGCGATGTGGACGAAGCGAACCTCGCCAAGGCCGCCAAGCGGTTCCCCAAGGCCGAGACGTACAAGGATTTCCGCAAGCTGCTGGAGCGGACCGATCTGGACGCGGTGGTGGTAAGCACCGCCGACCACTGTCACGCGCCGGCGTCGCTGATCGCCCTGTCCACCGGCCGGCACGTCTACTGCGAAAAGCCGCTGGCCCATACGGTGGAAGAGGCCCGGCGGGTGGCGGAGGTGGCGAAAAAGTACAAGCGGGTCACGCAGATGGGCACGCAGATTCACGCCGGCGACAACTACCGCCGGGTGGTGGAATTGGTGCAGTCGGGGGCGATCGGCCCCGTGAAGGAGGTTCACGTGGTGCTCGGCGGGGCGCGGTGGCCTTCGAGCCCGGTCCCGTCGCCGCAGCCGGGACAGGAAACGCCTAAGGCCTTTGCCTACGACATCTGGGCCGGCCCTCAGCCGCTCATTCCGTTCGCCAAGGAGTTCCACCCGATGAACTGGCGGAGTTTCTGGCATTGGGGCACGGGCACGCTGGGCGACATGGGGTGTCACTTCATCGACCTGCCGTTCTGGGCGCTAGGATTAAAGCACCCGACCAAGGCACGGGCGCGGGGTCCGGAGGTTCGCGCTGACATCTGCCCGGAGTGGATCATCGCGAGCTGGGATTTCCCGCAGCGCGGCGCGCAGCCGCCGGTCACCCTGACCTGGTACCACGGCGACAAGAAGCCGGAAGGCGTCGAAGGCTGGGGCCTGCCGCAGGGCAAGCGAACGGGCGTGATCTTCGTCGGAGAAAAGGGAAAGCTGTTTGCCGACTACGGCTCACACAAACTGCTCGGCGAAGGCTGGGACGACTTCAAGGCACCGCCGGTCACAATCGCCAAGAGCCAGGGCCATCACCGCGAATGGCTGGCGGCGATCCGGAAGAACGATCCGTCGGCGACGACATGCAACTTCGACTACAGCGGCGCGCTCGCCGAGACGGTGCTGCTCGGAACCGTCGCCTTCCGCACGGGCAAGGAGCTCGTCTGGGACGCGGCGAACCTGAAGGCGACCAACGCACCCGAAGCCGAGAAGTTCATCCGCCAGGCGGAGTATCGCAAAGGGTGGGGGATGGATGTGTTGAATACGCTGTAA
- a CDS encoding HIT family protein, translated as MRESVLYAPWRMSYIKSLTKPDEGVCFLCKAAEESTEAERSAALVLWQTDHSVVLLNRYPYANGHLMVAPRSHVPDLDLMSSDQQTDLMVQTTEAVKLLRRAVSAQGFNIGINVGRCAGAGVPGHLHQHIVPRWGGDVSFMQVVGETRIVPEALSKTYQELLAFIRQA; from the coding sequence ATGAGAGAGTCCGTTCTCTACGCACCATGGCGGATGTCGTACATCAAGTCGCTGACCAAGCCCGATGAAGGCGTCTGCTTCCTCTGCAAAGCCGCGGAAGAATCGACGGAGGCCGAGCGGTCGGCGGCGCTGGTCCTCTGGCAGACCGATCATTCGGTCGTCCTCCTCAATCGCTACCCCTACGCCAACGGCCACCTGATGGTCGCCCCGCGCTCGCACGTTCCCGACCTGGATCTCATGTCCTCCGACCAGCAGACCGACCTGATGGTCCAGACGACCGAAGCCGTCAAACTCCTTCGCCGGGCGGTGTCGGCGCAGGGGTTCAACATCGGCATCAACGTCGGCCGCTGCGCCGGGGCCGGCGTGCCGGGCCACCTCCACCAGCACATCGTCCCCCGCTGGGGCGGCGACGTGAGCTTCATGCAGGTGGTCGGCGAAACCCGCATCGTGCCCGAAGCACTGAGCAAGACGTATCAGGAACTGCTGGCCTTCATCCGCCAGGCCTGA
- a CDS encoding class I SAM-dependent rRNA methyltransferase — translation MKPAPSTNPSSIADRLTRAATRRSAIRSADTDCYRLVDGAADGFPNLLIDVFAGRWLIQTRDQDLPAWAAELGEPRSVYWKRLDQTNKEPPKHIAGEVVAEPFLATENGLKYVIDFAAGYSQGIFLDQRSNRQRVREMSRGKEVLNLFSYTCAFSVAAGAGGGRSVSVDLSRPSLEWGKRNFEANDLNPADHEFIVGEAGDWLRRFAKKGRKFDLVIIDPPTFSRDKKGKVFRVERDFGTLSSVAMTLLRGRGTLLCTTNQRSLSRPAFSSLILDAADDPSAWKLTHAPMPADFTGEPYLKICWVSKR, via the coding sequence TTGAAACCGGCACCCTCGACTAATCCGTCCTCCATCGCCGACCGGCTCACCCGCGCGGCCACTCGGCGTTCTGCCATTCGATCGGCCGACACGGACTGCTACCGCCTGGTCGATGGTGCCGCCGACGGCTTTCCCAACCTGCTGATCGACGTCTTTGCCGGCCGATGGCTGATCCAGACGCGCGACCAGGACCTGCCCGCCTGGGCCGCCGAGCTGGGCGAGCCCCGATCGGTCTATTGGAAGCGTCTGGACCAGACCAACAAGGAACCGCCGAAACACATCGCCGGCGAAGTCGTCGCCGAGCCATTCCTCGCGACCGAAAACGGGCTGAAATACGTCATCGACTTTGCCGCCGGATACTCGCAGGGGATCTTCCTCGACCAGCGGAGCAACCGTCAGCGTGTCCGCGAAATGTCCCGCGGCAAAGAGGTGCTGAACCTCTTCTCCTACACCTGCGCATTCTCGGTCGCGGCCGGGGCGGGCGGCGGACGCTCGGTCAGCGTGGATCTTTCCCGGCCGTCGCTCGAATGGGGCAAACGCAACTTCGAAGCCAACGACCTCAACCCCGCCGACCACGAGTTCATCGTCGGCGAGGCCGGCGACTGGCTCCGCCGGTTCGCGAAGAAGGGCCGCAAGTTCGACCTGGTCATCATCGACCCGCCCACCTTTTCCCGCGACAAGAAGGGAAAGGTTTTCCGCGTCGAACGCGACTTCGGCACGCTCAGCAGCGTCGCCATGACGCTGCTGCGGGGCCGGGGAACCCTGTTGTGCACCACGAACCAGCGGAGCCTGAGCCGACCGGCGTTCTCGTCGCTGATCCTTGATGCCGCCGACGATCCCTCGGCATGGAAACTGACCCACGCCCCCATGCCGGCCGACTTTACCGGCGAGCCCTACCTGAAAATCTGCTGGGTCTCGAAGCGGTAG